The Planctomycetota bacterium genomic sequence TTGAACGTCGCCAGGCGATGCTCCAGGAATGGGTCGGAGACAATCAACTGGCGATCGAAGATTACTTCCACGAACTGCACCGTCTGGAAGCGGCCCGCAAGCAGCGTGACGCGATGGTCCCCTTTCAACAGAAGCGGAACTGGGAAGCCCAGACCAAGCTGCGCGGGCAACTGGCCGGTTGGAACCTGCAACTGGGCCAGTTGGAAACCGATCTGCACTACGATCTGCGTTCGCTACTGACCGAGGCGCAAGTCAAACGCGGCACCGTGCCCGAGCCGGTCAGCAGCATGTTCACGCAAGACAAGATTGTGATCTACAGCAACCTGGCGATCGGCATGTGTCTGATGCTGGGGTTGTTCACGCGCCTGGCCGCGTTGGGCGGGGCGCTGTTCCTGTTGCCGGTGGTGCTGGCCCAGCCCGATTGGCCGGGCCTTTATCCACCACCGCCGCCGTCGGCGGGGCGGACGTTCATCGTGGGGAAAGAGTTTGTCGAGATGATGGTCCTTGCGACCCTGGCGACCTTGCCGGTCGGCCGTTGGGCGGGCCTTGATTTTCTGGTTTACCATTTGCTTGTGCGGCCGGTCTACCGCCAGAGGAAAGAGTCATGAACCTGAGTCCTGAAGAACGTGCCATTGGCAAAGGCAACTTCAAAACCGTCATCAACAGCGACCTGACGCGCCGCGAGTTTCTGGCCGGCAGCGCCGCCGCCATCGCCGCCGGCGGCGCCGGCTTGGGCGCGTACTACTTTGGTTACGCCAAGGTCGACAACCCGGTTCGCGTCGGCTTTATCGGCACGGGTGACGAAGGGAACGTGTTGATCAACAACATCACGCCCGACTACATCCAGGTCGTCGCCATCTCGGACATTCGACCTTACAACATCTTCCGCACCTTCTACGGCGATCACAGCAGCCCGAGCGCCGCGGCCAACCGTTGCGGCCTGATGAAGAAGTACGGCTGGAAGAGCGAGGACGAAGCCCGCAAGCAGGTCAAAGTCTATAACGACTACAAAGAGCTGCTGGCCAACCCGGACATCGAAGGGGTGATCATCGCGTTGCCGTTGCACCTGCACGACGTGGTGGCCATTGAGGCCATGCGCGCCGGCAAGCACGTGCTGACCGAAAAGCTGATGGCCCATAGCATTGGCCAGTGCAAGGACATGGGGCGCGTCTCGAAGCAGACCAAGAAGATTCTGGCCACCGGCCACCAACGACATTACAGCATTCTGTACGCCAACGCGGTCGACACGATTCAGCGCGGGCTGCTGGGCAGCGTCCATTGCATTCGCGCCCAGTGGCACCGGGGCAACCTGCCGGGCAAAGACAGTTGGCAGCCGCCGATGCCGGCCGATTTGGTGGCCAAGCTGGCCGCGCTGGATGAAAAGCTGAACAAAGATCCCAGCAACGAAACGCTGCAGAAGCAGTTGCGGATCATGCAGCAGCAAATCCTGGACAAGGATGTCGACGCCGGCAAGTACGGCTATCAGTCCAAGAAGCTGGCCTCGGGCTACGAGGTGTCGCCGCTCGAAGAGCTAATTCGCTGGCGGTTGTGGAACCGAACCGGCGGCGGCTTGATGGCCGAGTTGGGCAGCCACCAGTTGGACGCGGCCGGCATCTTCAGCAGCGCCCAGCGCAAGGACGGCAAAAAAGCCCGACCGCTGGTGGTCGACGCCGTCGGCGTGCGGTCGTTGTTCCCCGAGGACCGTGAAGTGGACGACCACGTTCACTGCATGTACGAGTTCGAAGGGCCCGACTACGATCCCAAGGACGAAGCCAAGAAACAGAAGAAGATCGTCGTCACCTACTCGTCGATCAACGGCAACGGCTACGGCGGGTACGGCGAAGTGGTGATGGCCACCGGCGGCACGCTGATCTTGGAGAACGAACAGGAAGTGATGTTGTTCAAGGACGCCGCCACCTCGACCAGTGTCGGCGTCGCCAAGAGCAAGGGTGGCGCTGCGGTTCTCGACACCACGGCCAGCGGGCCGCCGACCGCGGCCGCGTCCAAGGCCGTCGCCGAAGGGCCAGTGAGCCGCGGCTATACCGAGGAGATGGAGCACTGGGCCTGGTGCATTCGCAACTATGACTACGAGCAGAACCAGCCCAAGTGCAAGCCGGCGGTGGCGTTGGCCGATGCGGTGATTGCGCTGACGACGAACATCGCGATCCGCGAAGGGAAGCGGTACGAGTTCAAGGACTCGTGGTTCGACATCGACAGCGACGAGACCCCCGACGGCCGCTCACCGTCGATCAAGGTCTAGTCGTTGGTCAATTAACCATGTCGGCTAAGCAGATGCGTGGACGCTTTGTTCGGCGCTAGAAATTCGAGCATCGCATGCCGCGGCCTGAGTTGCCCAGCGTCGGCGCGCCGAACAGTTCGGTGACGCTGAAAGATGACGCTGGCGCGCCGCTCCGGCGGCGCTTCTTCGGCAGCGACGGTCGGGCGGTCAAGGATATTGACTACGACCACGATCATGGGGCGGGAGTGCCCCACGCGCACGATTGGGACTATACTAAGACTCCGCCGCGACAGCCCGGCCGACCCGTTAGGCCGGGCGAGTGAGTGAGTTCACGATGCTGAAGTATAAGACCTTCCTGGCCGGTTCGATGGCCGGTTCAATTCGCGACTTTCTCGACGCGCTCCCCGCGCGTCGGACCAGCACCAGGTACGCGCTGATTGCCGCGCTCGACAGCAACCTAGCGCCGGCGACTTTGTTGGAGTCGAGCACCGAGTTGCGACGGCTGGGGCGGAAGGTCAAGCCGCTGGGGCAAGGGCTGCTGTTGGCCACCGATCTGCTGGCCGAAGTCCATGAGCAAGTGTTGTTCGGCTTTGACGAAGTCTGGTTCTTTCCCAGTAGAGACATCAGCGACAAGCCGGCCTCGCCCACAATCGTTGGTCCCGGGCGGATCGAACAAGAAACGCTCAAGAAGCTGGAGCGGTGGATGACGAAGAACGGCTGCACGCTGGGGCTGGGGGACGGGGACGGCTTGAACTTCATCATCCGCGCGCAAGGGGCCGTGGAAGACTTGTTGTCATTTACGATTACTCACGCGGCCGAAAATGCTCCGTTGGCGCCCCCGCAACTTGGCGTGGGTTGAACGACCGCACTCATCACGACTCTGATATTGAGGATGCTTCCCATGAATCAATGGCCGATCGGCGTGTTTGCCAGCATTGACGCTGGCCTGGGCGTACAGTTGGACGTGGCCCGCGAATTGGGCGTGCCGACCATTCAGTTGCACGCGCCGTCGCCGGCTTCGCGCACGCCCCAGCACGCCGAGGAGTTTCTCAAGCGGCTGGCCAGTTACGGCATCACCGTGACGGCGGTGTTTAGCGGCTTTGAAGGGGAAAGTTACGCCGACATTCCCACCGTGGTTCGCACCGTGGGGCTGGTGCCGCCGGGGCCGCGGGCCGAGCGCCTGGCCGAGTTGAAGGCCAACGCCGACTTTGCCAAGCTGCTGAAGTGCAACGTGATTGGGCTGCACATTGGTTTCGTGCCGCACGACCGGAACGAGCCGTTGTACCAGGAAGTGATCGCGGTGGCCCGCGAGGCCTGCGATCACTTGAAAAAGAACGGGCAGAGCTTGCATCTCGAAACGGGACAAGAGCCGGCCGACACGCTATTGCAATTCATCGGCGACGTCCAGCGTGACAATCTGTTCATCAACTTCGACCCGGCCAACATGATCCTGTACGGCTCGGGCGAGCCGATCGAAGCGCTGGAAAAGGTGGGGCGCTACGTTCGCAGCGTTCACTGCAAGGACGGCCGCTGGGCCAAGAACCCGGGCCAGGAATGGGGTCAGGAAGTCCCGCTGGGCGAAGGCGATGTCGGCATCGAGCGCTACCTGCGGACGCTGCAGAAGATCGGCTACACCGGCCCGCTGACCATCGAGCGCGAAATCCCGCAGGAACCCGCGCGGCAAAAGGCCGAAATCGGCCACGCGGTTCGCTTGCTTACTGAATTGAAGCGGAAAATCCTGTAAGATCGCTCGTCGGCTCGCGGCCTGTCGGGCCGACGAGCAGCGTCCGTTGATTTCCCGCGCGCGAAGTGTCGACGCGCTTGGTTGGACTTTTTCAGCGCGCGAGCCCGCGATGGGTCGCGCCGCCAGCAACAGACAAGGATTCGCTTCATGCCCAAGATCACGTTCAGCGTTCCGCACGAGATGTCTGCCACCGAGGCCCGCGAGCGCGTCGAGACGTTTCTGCCCCGCGTCGAAGAGCAGTACAAGGACATGATCAAGGACATGTCGCGGCAGTGGAACGGCGACGTGCTGGAATACTCGTTCAAGACGCTGGGCTTTGTCTTCAAAGGGACGATCGCGCTCGAAGAGAAGCAGGTCACGGTGAACATGGACGTGCCGCTGGCGGCCATGATGGTCAAGGGGCGCATCGAGCAGGAGTTCAAGGCCGGCCTTGAACGCTTGCTGCTTGGGAAGAAGAGGGGTTAGGGGCTAGGGAAGGCGCGACTTGCCGCTTCTCCCGCTTAGCCGCAACTCCATAGGAGTGCGCCCGCGCTTTCAACGCGCCGCCGGCGCGTGAATCGTGATCGTCTTTCCCTCGCGTTGTGCCGCTAGTTTCAGCGGGACGAGCAGTTCTCGGAACAACTCGTCGGCGGTCGCGCGCTTGACGCTCAGCGAGACGAGCTGATCGAGCTTCACGCCAGCGGCCGTGCAGGAGGCCCGGTCGATTTCGACGGTCAGTTCCATCCGCTTCCCCAGGGTCATTAGCAGTGGCTCCAGCGGCACCTGCTCGACGGCCAGCGTGAACCGCTCTTCACCTCCTGGGGCGATGGCAGGAGGCTTGCCCGTGGGGGCTTTCGGCGTCAGCGCGATCCCCGATCCTGATTTCGACGATGGCCCGGTGCTTCCGCTGCCGGCTAATTGATCGCCGATTGGTATCAGTCGGAGCGAGCGTCCTTCATCCTCGAACGCCCAAGTCAGATCGAATTGATTGAGCGTCACGGTCAAACGCTCGACGGCAGATGAACCAGGCCAGGTAGCGCCGGCCCAGAGATCGTGTGGAATCAGCTCGGGATTGCGCGGCGTGGCTCCGGCGCCCTCGGCGATGGCGTCGGCCAATGCGCGTGGCAGCGTTAGATCGGAATAACTCCAGCGGCTGGTCGTTAGCCAGCCCTTGCGCGCGACCAAGGGCAACTTTTGCACGTCGGCCTTGCGCTGGGCTACGAGCGTTGACAACCGCTCGGTCTTGGCCGGCGGGCCAATGTAAACAAGCGTGCCGAGCTTCACCGCTTGCAAGCCTCGGCTGCCGGCGGCGCGTGCGAACACTTCGTCAACGGTTAGGGAAGGCAACGCCACATCAAGCGGCTGGCCCGGGTCGACGCGGCGGTCAATGATCAGGCCGCGCCCGTAGCGCTCGGCCAGATCACTTACCGCGGCGCGCAAAGGGACACCGGACCAGCGAGCCTCGAGCGTCGGTTCCGCCGCCGGGGGCGCGGCCAGCAACGACGTCGCCAGCGCCGACAACAAGCAAACCAGCAGCAGTCGCCGCCAATTCAAGAGACATCTCCGAACGATTGATGAAGGCCTCGGCCAGGTGGCCCCGCAGGCTGTGTCCGCCGGTGCGCGACTTGCATTATAACCCGGCGGCGCCGTGGCGCTCCCCGGCGAAATCGCCGGCGTGGCTGCAAATCGGCCGGCAATTCCCGGCGA encodes the following:
- a CDS encoding DoxX family membrane protein, with the protein product MACCRTSISGLSVAMLVLLRITVGWHFFYAGIDKLTSPNFTATGFLGQAKGPLAEQIHDLIPDWDGREKFGALEVKAGDKAEDAKRRTEAREKTFAKLGEPWGNYVKLFLSHYQLNKEQEASAQKFFERRQAMLQEWVGDNQLAIEDYFHELHRLEAARKQRDAMVPFQQKRNWEAQTKLRGQLAGWNLQLGQLETDLHYDLRSLLTEAQVKRGTVPEPVSSMFTQDKIVIYSNLAIGMCLMLGLFTRLAALGGALFLLPVVLAQPDWPGLYPPPPPSAGRTFIVGKEFVEMMVLATLATLPVGRWAGLDFLVYHLLVRPVYRQRKES
- a CDS encoding Gfo/Idh/MocA family oxidoreductase codes for the protein MNLSPEERAIGKGNFKTVINSDLTRREFLAGSAAAIAAGGAGLGAYYFGYAKVDNPVRVGFIGTGDEGNVLINNITPDYIQVVAISDIRPYNIFRTFYGDHSSPSAAANRCGLMKKYGWKSEDEARKQVKVYNDYKELLANPDIEGVIIALPLHLHDVVAIEAMRAGKHVLTEKLMAHSIGQCKDMGRVSKQTKKILATGHQRHYSILYANAVDTIQRGLLGSVHCIRAQWHRGNLPGKDSWQPPMPADLVAKLAALDEKLNKDPSNETLQKQLRIMQQQILDKDVDAGKYGYQSKKLASGYEVSPLEELIRWRLWNRTGGGLMAELGSHQLDAAGIFSSAQRKDGKKARPLVVDAVGVRSLFPEDREVDDHVHCMYEFEGPDYDPKDEAKKQKKIVVTYSSINGNGYGGYGEVVMATGGTLILENEQEVMLFKDAATSTSVGVAKSKGGAAVLDTTASGPPTAAASKAVAEGPVSRGYTEEMEHWAWCIRNYDYEQNQPKCKPAVALADAVIALTTNIAIREGKRYEFKDSWFDIDSDETPDGRSPSIKV
- a CDS encoding sugar phosphate isomerase/epimerase, whose translation is MNQWPIGVFASIDAGLGVQLDVARELGVPTIQLHAPSPASRTPQHAEEFLKRLASYGITVTAVFSGFEGESYADIPTVVRTVGLVPPGPRAERLAELKANADFAKLLKCNVIGLHIGFVPHDRNEPLYQEVIAVAREACDHLKKNGQSLHLETGQEPADTLLQFIGDVQRDNLFINFDPANMILYGSGEPIEALEKVGRYVRSVHCKDGRWAKNPGQEWGQEVPLGEGDVGIERYLRTLQKIGYTGPLTIEREIPQEPARQKAEIGHAVRLLTELKRKIL
- a CDS encoding polyhydroxyalkanoic acid system family protein, with protein sequence MPKITFSVPHEMSATEARERVETFLPRVEEQYKDMIKDMSRQWNGDVLEYSFKTLGFVFKGTIALEEKQVTVNMDVPLAAMMVKGRIEQEFKAGLERLLLGKKRG
- a CDS encoding STN domain-containing protein, whose protein sequence is MNWRRLLLVCLLSALATSLLAAPPAAEPTLEARWSGVPLRAAVSDLAERYGRGLIIDRRVDPGQPLDVALPSLTVDEVFARAAGSRGLQAVKLGTLVYIGPPAKTERLSTLVAQRKADVQKLPLVARKGWLTTSRWSYSDLTLPRALADAIAEGAGATPRNPELIPHDLWAGATWPGSSAVERLTVTLNQFDLTWAFEDEGRSLRLIPIGDQLAGSGSTGPSSKSGSGIALTPKAPTGKPPAIAPGGEERFTLAVEQVPLEPLLMTLGKRMELTVEIDRASCTAAGVKLDQLVSLSVKRATADELFRELLVPLKLAAQREGKTITIHAPAAR